The Natronoglycomyces albus genome has a segment encoding these proteins:
- a CDS encoding MFS transporter: MSQTDTSPPPSTASTPVPAERFTAAQKIAMAVLLTANFTLAVDFSILNVALPHIGTELGFATSALQWIVTSFALCAAGFTLFFGRVADLFGRKRLFMIGIVLLGVSSLAGGLATEPVLLLIARVGQGIATAMVTPAALSLMTTMFPEGPARSRALGLNGALMAAGFTAGAVLGGLLTGAVSWRWAFFINVAVALVVIVIAPFVLREPARGPRPKLDVPGAVTITLALVALVFGIDTAGHNGWTHPGTWGPILAALILFAVFLKIEGRVTEPLVAPGLLKRSNIGWGNTAGLLAFGTFTSLVFLLTLYLQQILGYSAITAGLILGVLGIGTVIGGLIAPKIIGKTSAKTAIVVGLVVQAAATAPLAFAGDSRVWLVPVLILTFVGGIANLVAIVGYVVASTSGVPANQQGLATGLVTMSQQVGIALGTPVMSAIATGMVAATLLPGLQLAIGVNAVIAIGAAILIAVSLRLPKTPAPLTTPQPAGVAA; the protein is encoded by the coding sequence ATGAGCCAAACAGACACCTCACCACCACCCAGTACCGCATCGACACCTGTTCCGGCGGAGCGGTTCACCGCAGCCCAGAAGATCGCCATGGCGGTCCTGCTGACGGCGAACTTCACCCTCGCGGTCGACTTCTCGATCCTCAACGTCGCCCTGCCGCACATCGGCACCGAGCTCGGCTTCGCCACCTCTGCCCTGCAATGGATCGTGACCTCCTTCGCGCTCTGCGCCGCCGGATTCACGCTCTTCTTCGGCCGCGTCGCTGACCTGTTCGGCCGCAAGCGGCTGTTCATGATCGGGATCGTGCTGCTCGGCGTCTCCTCCCTGGCCGGCGGACTCGCGACCGAGCCCGTGCTGCTGCTCATCGCCCGCGTCGGCCAGGGCATCGCAACCGCGATGGTCACCCCCGCCGCGCTCTCGCTCATGACCACCATGTTCCCCGAAGGCCCCGCCCGATCCCGAGCCCTCGGACTCAACGGCGCGCTTATGGCCGCTGGCTTCACCGCGGGCGCCGTGCTCGGCGGGCTGCTCACGGGGGCCGTATCGTGGCGGTGGGCGTTCTTCATCAACGTCGCAGTCGCCCTCGTCGTGATCGTGATCGCCCCGTTCGTGCTGCGCGAACCCGCCCGTGGCCCCCGTCCCAAGCTCGACGTGCCCGGCGCCGTCACGATCACCCTCGCGCTGGTCGCGCTCGTGTTCGGGATCGACACCGCCGGTCACAACGGCTGGACGCACCCCGGCACCTGGGGTCCGATCCTCGCCGCCCTGATCCTGTTCGCCGTGTTCCTGAAGATCGAGGGCCGCGTCACCGAGCCCCTCGTCGCACCGGGCCTACTGAAGCGCTCGAATATCGGCTGGGGCAACACCGCAGGCCTCCTCGCCTTCGGAACCTTCACCTCGCTCGTGTTCCTGCTAACCCTCTACCTGCAGCAGATCCTCGGCTACTCCGCGATCACCGCGGGCCTGATCCTGGGTGTGCTCGGCATCGGCACCGTGATCGGCGGCCTCATCGCCCCGAAGATCATCGGCAAGACCAGCGCCAAGACCGCGATCGTCGTAGGCCTCGTAGTACAGGCCGCCGCGACCGCGCCGCTCGCGTTCGCGGGCGACAGCCGCGTCTGGCTGGTGCCGGTGCTGATTCTGACGTTCGTCGGCGGGATCGCGAACCTCGTCGCGATCGTCGGCTACGTCGTCGCCTCCACCTCCGGCGTCCCCGCCAACCAGCAGGGCCTCGCCACCGGCCTCGTAACGATGAGCCAGCAGGTCGGCATCGCCCTCGGCACCCCCGTGATGTCGGCGATCGCCACGGGCATGGTCGCCGCGACGCTGCTGCCCGGGTTGCAGCTCGCGATCGGCGTCAATGCTGTGATCGCGATCGGTGCGGCGATCCTCATCGCAGTCTCCCTACGCCTGCCGAAGACACCTGCTCCGCTCACGACACCGCAACCAGCCGGCGTAGCCGCCTAG